In Planctomycetota bacterium, the genomic stretch CCGCGCCGGGGCCGGCGGGCTGTGGAACGCCCGGCTGAGGCGCGCCGAGTTGAGGCGTGGCCTTGTTGGCGATGGGAGCCGCCGTTGGGTAATTTGGCGGCTGCAGTTGCTGGGGCGCTTGCGCCGCCGCGGTCGGCGGCTCTTCGACAACTCGCGTCCAACCCAACGGCGTCGAGGGACTAACGAAGGCGTTCATGAACTCGTTGAGCCGGTCGATCACACCGTTTCGCTTGATGTTCCTGAAGGCGTATACCTTGGCCACGCGCTTGCGCGGCGAGTCGTCGGTCGGGGCGAAGACTTGTACCGCGGATGGCAGCAAATCGTTGGCATCGAGAATCACTTCGACCTTGCGATAGTTGGCCAGGTCGGCCGCTCGTTTGGGATACGCTTCGACCCAGACCTGATTGCGCGCATTCGAGGGGGTGATGATCCGGACCCAGTAGCGTTCCTTGAGCTTGCGCGCCTCGACGCCGAACACGAACGGCAAGGGGCTCTCCGTGATCAGCTTGCCTTGCATCTCGGCCGGCAAGCGATGTTCGACAATCCGCTTGTCGGCAAAGTCTTTGGTAAACACCGCTTTGCCGTCGCAAATCCAGCATTCGCCAGAGTCTTCTTTCTCTTTGGGCAACTCGATGTACGCGCCCTTGTCGGGTTTGGCAAACTTGATTTGCCCGTCGACCTGTCGGCGGGGCGTCTTGTTGGGGTCGGCCGCCGGAACCGTCCAGTTAGCGTCATAATCGAACAGCGTGAAGTCGCAGCTAAAGGTCACGATCTGACCGCTGCGCTGCTCCCACGCAAACAGCAACTGGTCCACCCCCGCTTGCTCTTGCGGCGTCAGGGGCGGGAAAGGGAGCAGCGGCTGCTGCGGCGCAAGCGGCGCGCCTTGGGGCATGCGCGGATCGACGGGGCCAGCCTGGGGGCCAACGGGGGGCTGGGCCGGAAGCGGTTGCTGAGCCACGACCGAGGTGGCCGCGATCAATATGACGAACGCCCAAATCAGCAGACTGCGCCCAGCTCGCCACATCGAAGTGCTCTCCTCGCCTGAACTAGATCAAATGAACGACGCACCGGCCGCGCGTCGCGCAAAATCTGTGGCGACAGCGGGGGCGCAGTCCATGAAGCGAGGGTTTATAGCAACTCGGGCCCACGGGCCCTAGAGCAGCTTGGCATGCTAGCTGGGGGTGAATGCCCCGGCCCCGCGTGCATGCCGCCAACCGCGACCTTATTTCTTCTTCTTGGCGGCCTTCTTCTTGCCCGATGGCTTGGCTGCCTTGGCAGTCTTCTTAGCGGCGGCCGTGGCCTTACCGGCCGACTTCTTGCCCGACGACTTCTTGGCGAAGACGGAATCCCAGTTTTCGGTGAACAAGGCGCTGGCGCCTGTGCGAACAATCGGACCCGACATTGTTGCGATGCTCCGCTAAGTGAACAGATGAAATGAGTTGGCCAGGGCTCATTCTAGAATAGCCGGGCGCGCAAGCAAGGGTTCATGGCGCCGCGGCAGGCTTCTCGCTCGACGCTTCAGGCAGGCTGACTTGTTGCATCGCCACGGCCGTGACGGCAGGCAAGTCAAGAAACATCGCCTGACTGCGAATCGTCAACATCAGCGACGATGAGGCTAGGAAGTGGGACCAGCCGTGCCGGCGGCCGAGTTCCCCCCCCGTGTTGCGATACTGAATCTTCTTGGCATCCTCACCCAGCGTCGACAGCCCCGCCACGCCCCGATTGCCAATCGCCCCCACGCTCCCCCGATGTGCCAGAAGCCGATAATGGTGCAACACCATGTCGTGCGGATTATAGAGGACGGCCACGCGCTCGACGTCCTTCGTCGCCAGGCCATAACGCCGGTTCGGCATCAGCCAATCTTCATCGACCGCGGCAGCGACCAGGATCGCTCGCACCGGCGCGACGCGCTCTGGCGCGGCAAAGTCAATCGGTCGGCCGTTCAACGCGCCACCGGCCAACAGGTGGAGCGCCCCGCAGCACACCCGGCCCCCCAGGCTGTAGCCGATCACGCTGACGCGGACCTGAGGATTGATGCCCGACATGAACCGGGCCAGGAACCGCGCTTCGACATCGGCGCGGCAAGCCTTGGCGGCGACATCTTGCACCGGGCGATGGTTGCACGGCATGGTGGGCCACGACCAGATCACGAACCGGAGCTTGCCCGAGCAGCAACTGGCTCGCAACCGCCGCCAAGTGGCCAGCCCTTCGCTCACGGCATTCTCGGGCGAGTGGCGATAGCCGTGGATCAACACCACGGTCGTTACGGTGGGATCGTCGGTGGCCTGGAAATCTTCCCACGCGGCCGAGCGCCAGCCTTGGCCGCAATCGTAGCGCTGCCAGCGCCAGGCGGGCATCTGATCGCTGCAGCAACTGCCGCCGATCGCACGAGTGTTCACCAGCCAGGCCGACTCGTTGAGCGAAAGCGCGGCATCGGCGGCCGAGGTTTCAAGGGCCGGAGTCGCTGCCGCTAGCGCGTCGTCAGCGTCGATTGGCTCGGGCAACTCGCCCAGCGCGGCAGAGCCGGCAGGCAACTCGTCGGCCGCAACCGCGGCACCGAGCGCTGGTCCGCTGGTGGAATCAGATGACGCCGTTTCGGCGCGCGCGCCGGCCACGGCCCACAGGCCGATCGCCAAGGCGATGATCCAGCGACGTGCATCCATGGCCGCGAGCCAGGTCGTTGGGAAGTGTAGCGGTTATACCGTCCGTGACGGTCCGTCGGGCGGGGCACGCATCTTTGTGCGCGCTCCCGCAGGCCCTCAACTTTACCCCACGATTCGACTCGGTGCGTTGCTTTTTTTTCAACCGGCCAAGTGGCGAAAAAACCACGCGTTGCGTTTGCACATCGCAAACCCTGGGGTAGAGTTGCTCGACCCCAGGCCGCACTTTCGCCAGCCGAGACGGATCTGAACATTGAGGAGACGGAAATCATGAACAAGCTTCTATGGTTAGCAGTCGTGGCGGTTTCGCTGTCGACGGCCGGAGGCTGCTCGTGGTGGAACAACATGTTCCATCGTGGTCAGCCCTGCAAC encodes the following:
- a CDS encoding alpha/beta hydrolase, translated to MDARRWIIALAIGLWAVAGARAETASSDSTSGPALGAAVAADELPAGSAALGELPEPIDADDALAAATPALETSAADAALSLNESAWLVNTRAIGGSCCSDQMPAWRWQRYDCGQGWRSAAWEDFQATDDPTVTTVVLIHGYRHSPENAVSEGLATWRRLRASCCSGKLRFVIWSWPTMPCNHRPVQDVAAKACRADVEARFLARFMSGINPQVRVSVIGYSLGGRVCCGALHLLAGGALNGRPIDFAAPERVAPVRAILVAAAVDEDWLMPNRRYGLATKDVERVAVLYNPHDMVLHHYRLLAHRGSVGAIGNRGVAGLSTLGEDAKKIQYRNTGGELGRRHGWSHFLASSSLMLTIRSQAMFLDLPAVTAVAMQQVSLPEASSEKPAAAP
- a CDS encoding RNA polymerase subunit sigma, with product MSGPIVRTGASALFTENWDSVFAKKSSGKKSAGKATAAAKKTAKAAKPSGKKKAAKKKK
- a CDS encoding TIGR03009 domain-containing protein gives rise to the protein MWRAGRSLLIWAFVILIAATSVVAQQPLPAQPPVGPQAGPVDPRMPQGAPLAPQQPLLPFPPLTPQEQAGVDQLLFAWEQRSGQIVTFSCDFTLFDYDANWTVPAADPNKTPRRQVDGQIKFAKPDKGAYIELPKEKEDSGECWICDGKAVFTKDFADKRIVEHRLPAEMQGKLITESPLPFVFGVEARKLKERYWVRIITPSNARNQVWVEAYPKRAADLANYRKVEVILDANDLLPSAVQVFAPTDDSPRKRVAKVYAFRNIKRNGVIDRLNEFMNAFVSPSTPLGWTRVVEEPPTAAAQAPQQLQPPNYPTAAPIANKATPQLGAPQPGVPQPAGPGAVQRR